Proteins encoded in a region of the Candidatus Eisenbacteria bacterium genome:
- a CDS encoding M13 family metallopeptidase, whose protein sequence is MTSESKSKPVGWSACVAAAAVMLLGAVAIHGASAATSSQDLLAANRDTTVSPAHDFFQYANGGWLARHPIPASESAWGIGNQVNEELYLRKRSISETAAGAGAVPGSDSQKIGDFWLAAMDTLRTDQLGAAPLERELRRIDAIRSGVEVVEVAAFLNRQGAGCLWSFGIGQDDMRSDVIAVFVSQGGLGLPDRDYYFNPEAGVVRARTEYPKHVARMLELAGAEPGEAQRGAAAVLSFETALATASRKLEDRRDPYKNYNKRSVAEVASRLTPHIAWRSILDGYGLSKVDTLIIRQPEFLTALDSLVMATPVADLRHYLRYQLLSTYAPYLGHALDQQNFAFYGTILDGRTTQRPHWKRALDAQEDALGMVMGKLFVSAYFPPRTKARYDKLVEVIRDSYRERIAGLEWMSAVTKRRATEKLDRMTKKVGYPARWKDFSTLRINRDSYAANVRAGIVWQFDDAVSKFGKPVDRTEWVMTPQTYNAYYNASNNEIVLPAGIFLIPGLKDDEADDALVYGYAGASTIGHEITHGFDDDGRQYDVAGNLSNWWTAADESSFKARAEVMSRQFDLYEPLPGLHINGRASLGENLADFGGVVLGLQAFKKTRQYREGKSIGGLTPVQRYFLGYALGWMSHQREERLRARLLSDVHAPAKWRVLGPMANLPEFYEAFGIREGDPMWRPAEARVRVW, encoded by the coding sequence ATGACATCGGAGTCGAAGTCGAAGCCTGTCGGATGGAGTGCGTGCGTCGCGGCAGCGGCCGTGATGCTGCTGGGTGCGGTTGCGATCCATGGGGCGTCCGCCGCGACGTCGAGCCAGGATCTTCTGGCGGCCAATCGCGACACCACGGTGTCTCCCGCACACGACTTCTTTCAGTACGCCAATGGTGGCTGGCTCGCACGGCATCCCATTCCCGCCAGTGAATCGGCGTGGGGAATCGGCAATCAGGTCAATGAGGAGCTCTACCTTCGCAAGCGCTCGATCAGCGAGACGGCCGCCGGTGCAGGCGCGGTGCCCGGCTCCGATTCACAGAAGATCGGCGACTTCTGGCTTGCGGCGATGGACACGCTTCGCACTGATCAGCTTGGCGCGGCCCCGCTCGAACGCGAACTGAGACGCATCGACGCAATACGCTCTGGTGTCGAAGTGGTCGAGGTCGCCGCGTTCCTCAATCGCCAGGGAGCCGGGTGCCTGTGGTCATTCGGCATCGGCCAGGACGATATGCGCAGCGATGTGATCGCGGTGTTCGTATCGCAGGGTGGCCTCGGACTACCCGATCGCGACTACTACTTCAATCCCGAGGCCGGAGTCGTCAGGGCTCGCACCGAATACCCCAAACACGTCGCGCGCATGCTCGAGTTGGCCGGTGCAGAACCAGGCGAAGCGCAGCGTGGAGCGGCCGCGGTGCTGAGTTTCGAGACTGCACTCGCCACGGCGAGCCGCAAGCTCGAGGATCGACGCGACCCCTACAAGAACTACAACAAACGAAGCGTCGCGGAAGTCGCATCGAGGCTCACTCCGCACATCGCATGGCGATCGATCCTCGATGGCTACGGGCTCTCGAAAGTCGACACCCTGATCATTCGCCAACCGGAGTTCCTGACCGCGCTGGACAGCCTCGTCATGGCGACGCCGGTTGCGGATCTCCGGCACTACCTTCGCTACCAGCTGCTTTCGACGTACGCGCCTTATCTTGGCCACGCACTCGACCAGCAGAACTTTGCGTTCTACGGCACGATCCTCGACGGGCGCACGACTCAGCGCCCCCACTGGAAACGCGCCCTCGACGCGCAGGAGGACGCGCTCGGCATGGTGATGGGGAAGCTGTTCGTGAGCGCCTATTTTCCGCCACGAACCAAGGCTCGTTACGACAAGCTCGTGGAAGTCATCCGTGACAGCTATCGGGAGCGCATCGCAGGGCTCGAGTGGATGAGCGCGGTGACCAAACGGCGAGCGACCGAGAAGCTGGATCGCATGACGAAGAAGGTCGGATATCCGGCGCGATGGAAGGACTTCTCGACGCTGAGAATCAACCGCGACTCCTATGCCGCCAACGTTCGGGCGGGAATCGTGTGGCAGTTCGACGATGCCGTCAGCAAGTTCGGAAAACCGGTGGACCGCACCGAGTGGGTCATGACTCCTCAGACATACAACGCGTACTACAACGCATCGAACAATGAGATCGTACTGCCGGCGGGCATCTTTCTGATTCCCGGCCTCAAGGACGACGAAGCCGACGACGCGCTGGTCTATGGCTACGCGGGCGCGTCGACCATCGGCCACGAGATCACCCACGGCTTCGACGACGACGGACGTCAGTACGACGTGGCCGGCAATCTCTCGAACTGGTGGACGGCGGCCGACGAGAGCAGTTTCAAGGCGCGCGCCGAAGTGATGTCGCGGCAGTTCGATCTCTACGAACCGCTACCGGGCCTGCACATCAACGGGCGAGCGTCGCTGGGAGAGAACCTCGCCGACTTCGGCGGGGTAGTGCTGGGGCTGCAGGCGTTCAAGAAGACGCGTCAGTATCGTGAGGGGAAATCGATCGGCGGTCTCACGCCCGTTCAGCGCTACTTTCTCGGCTACGCGCTCGGTTGGATGTCGCATCAACGAGAGGAACGCCTGAGGGCTCGGCTTCTCAGCGACGTGCACGCGCCCGCCAAGTGGCGAGTGCTGGGGCCGATGGCGAATCTGCCGGAGTTCTACGAGGCATTCGGGATTCGGGAGGGCGACCCGATGTGGCGCCCCGCCGAAGCCCGCGTTCGGGTGTGGTGA
- a CDS encoding FAD-dependent oxidoreductase produces the protein MVGTRASTIVLGAGLQGAGVALELARRGLPSTLIERDACAIHRASLRNEGKIHLGFIYANDRSLATADLQLEGALRFRRIVASWMNGSDDWLERSTPFQYLVAADSVVAAHDLASHYAAVEARHHEWLRGDEGLDYLGLRLDQLVRPLAATELAAFFEPSRLEAGFATAELAIDTDVLAMHVRRSLADSPLVTFLPAHLARSITRGRHGFRVEGESPSGTWRIDSEQVVNATWEHRLAFDRQLGVAPPADLLHRLKYRVIAQLPTRLHGAPSVSMVLGRYGDIVVRRGGAAFLSWYPAGLRGWSHELVPPEDWDAPCRGETPTALANEIRDQILAGIDAWFPGVADSETLRVDAGAIVAIGRSDVDDAASALHDRTRIGVESDDGYHSVNTGKLTTAPLFAVEVANRVEARTRRGAGSQ, from the coding sequence ATGGTCGGGACTCGTGCCTCAACGATCGTGCTCGGCGCCGGGCTCCAGGGCGCCGGGGTTGCCCTGGAGCTCGCACGTCGCGGACTTCCGAGCACCTTGATCGAACGTGACGCTTGCGCCATTCATCGGGCGAGCCTTCGCAACGAAGGCAAGATTCACCTCGGATTCATCTACGCAAACGATCGCTCACTCGCAACCGCCGATCTGCAGCTCGAGGGCGCGTTGCGGTTTCGTCGCATCGTTGCGAGCTGGATGAACGGATCCGACGACTGGCTCGAACGCTCGACGCCGTTTCAGTATCTCGTCGCCGCGGACTCGGTCGTCGCGGCGCATGACCTGGCTTCCCACTACGCCGCGGTCGAGGCGCGCCATCACGAGTGGCTGCGAGGGGACGAGGGGCTCGATTACCTCGGCCTTCGGCTCGATCAGCTGGTACGTCCGCTCGCCGCTACGGAGCTGGCCGCCTTCTTCGAACCGAGCCGACTCGAAGCGGGTTTCGCGACCGCGGAGCTCGCAATCGACACCGACGTGCTGGCCATGCACGTTCGACGCTCACTCGCCGACTCCCCGCTCGTGACGTTCCTGCCCGCGCACCTCGCTCGCTCGATCACGCGCGGTCGCCACGGCTTTCGCGTCGAGGGAGAGAGCCCGAGCGGGACGTGGCGGATCGACTCGGAGCAGGTCGTGAACGCGACTTGGGAGCACCGCCTCGCGTTCGATCGCCAGCTCGGCGTCGCGCCGCCCGCGGATCTGCTCCATCGCCTCAAGTATCGCGTGATCGCGCAATTGCCGACACGACTGCACGGCGCGCCTTCGGTCTCGATGGTGCTGGGACGCTACGGAGACATCGTCGTTCGCCGCGGTGGTGCCGCCTTCCTCTCGTGGTATCCGGCGGGGCTGCGCGGCTGGAGCCACGAACTCGTTCCCCCGGAGGATTGGGACGCACCGTGCCGCGGCGAGACTCCGACGGCGCTCGCGAATGAGATCCGCGATCAGATTCTCGCGGGAATCGATGCCTGGTTTCCCGGTGTCGCTGACTCCGAGACGTTGCGGGTCGACGCGGGCGCAATCGTCGCGATCGGCCGCAGCGACGTGGACGACGCCGCGAGCGCGCTGCACGATCGCACCCGCATCGGAGTCGAGTCTGACGATGGCTACCATTCGGTGAATACCGGCAAGCTGACCACTGCGCCGCTGTTCGCCGTCGAGGTCGCGAACCGCGTTGAGGCGCGGACACGCCGCGGCGCCGGGTCGCAATGA
- a CDS encoding glycosyltransferase family 2 protein gives MTDIGVRPRVVALIPTWSAEEFIEQTLETLARQTYPNVEFLISDDASPDATAAICERFAARDPRFRVMRQARNLGWVGNVNALLEAARADYLTFAFQDDLPAPTYIEECVAALESHPTAILAYSDVELIEQDGSRTEKRYLALERATSRAERARSIARIEGSWWIPNRGVFRASAATTIGGLRRHRGGEFSADWPWLIHMSLLGEFVRVPGPLVTKIYQARSLSRSWDFGVRSWSAVTESALATVWESGITTREKWSVSLALTDVVRNRMWRKVRRAAGSALRRLGLRPAAPVPEQLGR, from the coding sequence ATGACGGACATCGGCGTCCGGCCGCGCGTGGTGGCACTGATTCCCACCTGGAGCGCCGAGGAGTTCATCGAGCAGACGCTCGAGACGCTGGCCCGGCAGACCTATCCGAACGTCGAGTTCCTGATCTCGGACGACGCGTCACCTGACGCAACCGCTGCGATCTGCGAGCGATTCGCGGCACGCGACCCACGCTTTCGGGTGATGCGTCAGGCTCGCAATCTGGGCTGGGTCGGAAACGTGAACGCGCTGCTGGAGGCGGCACGGGCTGACTATCTGACCTTTGCCTTTCAGGACGACCTGCCCGCGCCGACCTACATCGAAGAGTGCGTCGCCGCACTCGAGTCACATCCGACCGCGATTCTCGCCTACTCGGACGTGGAGTTGATCGAGCAGGATGGCAGCCGCACGGAGAAGCGCTACCTGGCACTCGAGCGAGCGACGAGCCGCGCGGAGCGGGCGCGTTCGATCGCACGCATCGAAGGATCGTGGTGGATTCCGAATCGCGGCGTGTTTCGAGCGAGCGCCGCCACCACCATCGGGGGCCTCAGGCGCCACCGCGGTGGCGAATTCTCGGCCGATTGGCCGTGGCTGATTCACATGAGCCTGCTCGGAGAATTCGTACGGGTGCCCGGTCCGCTCGTCACGAAGATCTACCAGGCACGCAGTCTGTCGCGGAGCTGGGACTTCGGAGTGCGGTCGTGGAGTGCCGTGACGGAGTCGGCGCTCGCGACAGTGTGGGAGAGCGGGATCACCACTCGCGAAAAGTGGTCCGTCTCGCTGGCGCTCACGGACGTGGTGCGAAATCGGATGTGGCGCAAGGTTCGCCGAGCGGCGGGAAGCGCTCTGCGTCGACTCGGACTGCGCCCCGCGGCGCCGGTTCCCGAACAGCTCGGCAGATGA
- a CDS encoding FtsX-like permease family protein: MSAPRWKKVWRDLFGRRGRSVLVMLALAAGIFQIGVMLYKYAVLQPELGAMYSRTQPASATFVVDSLDDALIAAVGALRGVALAEARPLVIARIRVGPDEWIPAILQVVRDFDRLRIDTFRRDQGRWPPAAGEVLLERSALQVAKAAIGDSVAIRLDGGDQVSLTVAGTVHAEGLPPAWMEHMVPGFVGWDSAVRGRTHGESSQLRIVVAEHPLDEGYVREVADSVKALLERSGRTVERVTIPTLGRHPHADQMQAFLYLLLAFGILSFGLSAVLVTSMVHAHMSEQLRQIGVMKAIGATSRQIAGLYLGEVAVLALGSLAVGVPLGIVVGRAYASFAAGVLNADISRAPFPYWVIAIEIGVGVLIPLLIAWVPVQRAARITVLEALNDAPGRRPFGTRRSDRWLMRSTWLPRAFLLSMRGTLVQRGRLALTLGMLAIGGAAFISALNVAEAWTRAVNDDFRVRRYDLALRLARPTSVERVRTLLGELPLIERVEFWLGAGPYLIGPSGVPGSTLALLGLPAGSTMLALPLVAGRWLESGDSLAAVVNNGVLARHPGLQIGDQVRLRLAGRTLELPIVGIVKELTPMATVYAPRELVRDAIGQPDSLVRLIQVVTRAHDDATQRSVARSIESAAESHGIEVAGMHRMLDVRQGILDHLVIILSVLTMASLVVVLVGGLGLASSMTLQVVQRTREFGILGTIGATPSTIARHVWFESLLVAVISWVFAMLLAAPISYVLEAACGNIFFKSPLNFHLSLVAPLWWLLLLLVVASLSSFYPARRAARLTVREALTHA; the protein is encoded by the coding sequence GTGAGTGCGCCGCGATGGAAAAAGGTGTGGCGGGATTTGTTCGGACGACGCGGGCGCTCGGTGCTGGTGATGCTGGCGCTCGCCGCCGGGATCTTTCAGATCGGCGTCATGCTCTACAAGTACGCGGTGCTGCAGCCGGAACTGGGCGCCATGTACAGCCGCACCCAGCCGGCCTCGGCGACCTTCGTGGTCGACTCCCTCGACGATGCGCTGATCGCCGCGGTCGGTGCGCTTCGCGGCGTCGCGCTCGCGGAAGCTCGTCCGCTCGTGATCGCGCGGATCCGGGTCGGCCCCGACGAATGGATTCCCGCCATCCTTCAGGTGGTGCGCGACTTCGATCGACTACGCATCGACACCTTTCGTCGCGACCAGGGACGCTGGCCGCCCGCGGCGGGCGAGGTCCTGCTCGAGCGCAGCGCGCTCCAGGTTGCGAAGGCCGCGATCGGAGACTCCGTGGCGATTCGTCTCGACGGAGGCGACCAGGTCTCGCTGACGGTCGCGGGGACGGTTCATGCCGAGGGCCTGCCGCCCGCCTGGATGGAACACATGGTGCCGGGCTTTGTCGGCTGGGACTCGGCGGTACGCGGCCGGACGCACGGCGAGTCCTCGCAGCTGCGCATCGTCGTCGCCGAGCACCCGCTCGACGAAGGCTACGTCCGTGAGGTCGCCGATTCGGTCAAGGCGCTGCTCGAACGGAGCGGGCGCACCGTCGAACGTGTCACGATTCCGACTCTCGGGCGCCATCCTCACGCCGATCAGATGCAGGCGTTCCTCTACCTGCTCCTCGCGTTCGGCATCCTGAGCTTCGGGCTTAGCGCCGTGCTGGTGACCTCGATGGTGCACGCCCACATGAGCGAGCAGCTCCGCCAGATCGGTGTCATGAAAGCGATCGGCGCAACTTCCCGACAGATCGCCGGCCTCTACCTCGGAGAGGTCGCCGTGCTGGCCCTAGGCTCGCTCGCGGTCGGCGTCCCGCTCGGCATCGTGGTCGGAAGGGCCTACGCCAGCTTCGCTGCCGGAGTGCTCAACGCCGACATCTCGCGTGCACCCTTCCCCTACTGGGTGATCGCGATCGAGATCGGCGTCGGCGTGCTGATCCCGCTGCTCATCGCGTGGGTCCCGGTGCAGCGCGCCGCCCGCATCACCGTTCTCGAGGCGCTGAATGACGCTCCGGGTCGGAGGCCGTTCGGAACCCGCCGCTCGGATCGATGGCTGATGCGCAGCACCTGGTTGCCTAGGGCCTTTCTGCTCTCGATGCGCGGCACCCTCGTTCAGCGAGGCCGTCTCGCCCTGACACTGGGCATGCTGGCGATCGGTGGCGCGGCCTTCATCTCCGCGCTCAATGTGGCCGAAGCGTGGACGCGAGCGGTGAATGATGATTTTCGAGTGCGGCGCTACGACCTGGCGCTCCGGCTTGCGCGCCCCACCTCGGTCGAACGAGTTCGCACCCTGCTTGGGGAACTTCCGCTCATCGAGCGCGTCGAGTTCTGGCTCGGAGCCGGGCCCTATCTGATCGGCCCGAGCGGAGTACCCGGATCGACACTCGCGCTTCTCGGACTTCCCGCCGGCTCGACGATGCTGGCGCTCCCGCTGGTGGCCGGGCGGTGGCTGGAGTCCGGCGACTCGCTCGCGGCCGTCGTCAACAACGGCGTGCTCGCGCGCCATCCCGGCCTGCAGATCGGAGATCAGGTGCGACTCCGACTCGCCGGCCGCACACTGGAGTTGCCGATCGTCGGCATCGTCAAGGAACTCACGCCGATGGCGACCGTCTATGCGCCGCGCGAGCTGGTTCGCGACGCGATCGGGCAACCGGATTCCCTGGTGCGACTGATTCAGGTCGTCACCCGCGCGCATGACGACGCCACTCAGCGAAGCGTCGCGCGCAGCATCGAAAGTGCCGCCGAGAGTCACGGCATCGAGGTCGCCGGGATGCACCGCATGCTGGACGTACGACAGGGCATCCTCGATCACCTCGTGATCATCCTGAGTGTTCTGACGATGGCATCGCTGGTCGTGGTGCTGGTGGGCGGCCTCGGCCTCGCCTCCTCGATGACGCTCCAGGTCGTTCAGCGCACTCGGGAGTTCGGCATTCTCGGCACGATCGGCGCCACGCCCTCGACCATCGCGCGACACGTCTGGTTCGAGAGCCTTCTGGTCGCAGTCATCAGCTGGGTCTTCGCGATGCTGCTGGCGGCGCCGATCAGCTATGTGCTCGAGGCCGCATGCGGAAACATCTTTTTCAAGTCCCCGCTGAACTTCCACCTGTCGCTCGTCGCGCCGCTGTGGTGGTTGCTGCTGCTGCTCGTCGTCGCGTCGCTGAGCAGCTTCTATCCGGCTCGCCGTGCCGCCCGGCTCACGGTGAGAGAGGCCCTGACCCATGCCTGA
- a CDS encoding ABC transporter ATP-binding protein, with product MRAKASLSWRNTVIAVRDLTRQFVTPAGKFQALSGVTLEVRAGEFMAIVGRSGSGKSTLLNLMAGLDRPTSGTVSIGGNSIHQLSNDHLARWRGRTVGVVFQFFQLLPTLTVAENVMLPMDFAGTHPGGMRRARALELLSRVGVSDQADKLPAALSGGQQQRVAIARALANDPPLILADEPTGNLDSATSAAIFGLFRDLVEAGKTMVVVTHEREAVSGVGRTLTLADGCVAS from the coding sequence ATGCGCGCGAAGGCATCCCTTTCGTGGAGGAACACCGTGATCGCCGTTCGCGACCTCACCCGTCAGTTCGTGACGCCGGCTGGCAAGTTTCAGGCATTGAGCGGCGTCACGCTCGAGGTCCGGGCCGGGGAGTTCATGGCGATCGTCGGCCGATCCGGGAGCGGAAAGTCGACACTCCTCAATCTGATGGCGGGCCTCGATCGACCGACGTCCGGAACCGTCTCGATCGGAGGCAATTCGATTCACCAGCTCTCGAATGATCACCTCGCGCGCTGGCGAGGGCGGACGGTGGGGGTGGTCTTCCAGTTCTTCCAGCTCCTGCCGACGCTCACGGTGGCAGAAAACGTAATGCTGCCCATGGACTTCGCCGGCACGCATCCGGGCGGCATGCGGCGCGCGCGCGCCCTCGAGTTGCTGAGCCGCGTCGGCGTCTCGGATCAGGCGGACAAGCTTCCGGCGGCGCTATCCGGCGGGCAGCAGCAGCGTGTCGCGATCGCGCGTGCGCTCGCGAACGACCCTCCTCTGATCCTCGCGGACGAACCGACGGGGAATCTCGATTCGGCGACCAGCGCCGCGATCTTCGGCCTGTTCCGAGACCTCGTGGAGGCTGGAAAGACCATGGTGGTGGTCACGCACGAGCGCGAGGCCGTATCGGGGGTCGGTCGTACCCTGACGCTGGCCGACGGATGCGTCGCCTCGTGA
- a CDS encoding sensor histidine kinase: MRQPLRTTATALSIAALLALLELFRTTLTRILEGNPATGPEFLHRVIPMWVTVVIASPWCAFMTSRFPFRPGRTARTLFAHFGGAGVFVALHLSLILLFHWVMANARFGSNAIVDLPTGHRLLHMYAFYVGMEMSVYAAIVMVLLLLQARREAAEREVATARLAQSVTAARLESLQAQIHPHFLFNTLNTLAVLARRGDGPAVDRAIGDLGAMLRASFESPGRHELSLAEEIAFVERYLSLQRLRFPDRLAVDLQIDAETLDARVPALLVQPLVENALEHGLATARGGRLRISARRDAGVLQIEVADDGPGFGAAMAADASGIGLANIRERLQLLYGAAGELTCGDAPAGGGRVRVRIPWRTVDRTEIAT; the protein is encoded by the coding sequence ATGCGTCAACCCCTTCGCACCACCGCCACGGCGCTGTCCATTGCCGCGCTGCTCGCGTTACTCGAGCTCTTCCGCACCACGCTGACCCGCATCCTCGAGGGCAACCCGGCGACCGGTCCCGAGTTTCTGCATCGCGTGATTCCGATGTGGGTCACCGTGGTGATCGCCTCGCCGTGGTGTGCGTTCATGACCTCACGCTTCCCGTTCCGGCCGGGCCGCACCGCCCGCACCCTGTTCGCCCACTTCGGAGGCGCGGGTGTGTTCGTGGCGCTGCATCTGAGCCTGATTCTGCTGTTCCACTGGGTGATGGCGAATGCGCGATTCGGTTCCAACGCGATCGTGGATCTGCCGACCGGCCATCGATTGCTCCACATGTATGCGTTCTACGTCGGGATGGAAATGAGCGTCTACGCCGCGATCGTCATGGTGCTGTTGCTTCTGCAGGCGCGTCGCGAGGCCGCCGAGCGCGAAGTCGCAACCGCCCGCCTGGCACAGTCCGTCACCGCCGCGCGGCTCGAAAGCCTTCAGGCGCAGATTCATCCGCACTTCCTGTTCAACACGCTCAATACCCTCGCGGTGCTGGCGCGCCGCGGTGACGGCCCGGCGGTCGATCGGGCGATCGGCGACCTCGGCGCGATGCTTCGAGCTTCGTTCGAATCGCCGGGCCGCCACGAACTCTCGCTCGCCGAAGAGATCGCATTCGTCGAACGCTACTTGAGTCTTCAGCGGCTCCGCTTCCCCGACCGACTGGCGGTCGACCTGCAGATCGACGCGGAGACACTCGACGCCCGCGTTCCGGCCTTGCTCGTGCAACCCCTGGTGGAGAATGCCCTGGAGCATGGGCTCGCGACCGCCCGCGGAGGGCGGTTGCGTATCTCGGCGCGGCGCGACGCCGGGGTGCTGCAGATCGAGGTCGCGGATGACGGACCCGGATTCGGCGCCGCGATGGCCGCCGACGCGAGTGGGATCGGGCTCGCAAACATCCGCGAACGGCTGCAACTCCTCTACGGGGCGGCCGGGGAACTCACGTGTGGGGACGCGCCCGCAGGCGGGGGAAGGGTGCGCGTTCGCATTCCGTGGCGCACCGTCGATCGCACGGAGATTGCGACGTGA
- a CDS encoding response regulator transcription factor, which produces MIRVAIVDDEPVAREGLRLWLASEPDVRIVGEAGTPADATRMVLREQPDLLFLDVQMPEGDGFDVIEAVGGEHLPEVVFVTAHERHALRAFDLAAVDFLLKPVREERFRQALERARLELARGEAREGPGRLSALLDHVRGAATADGRRQIHRFAVRTRDRFVIVPAMEVRWIGAASNYAELHLQGHSHLVRTTLSDLERGLDPERFARIHRGTIVRVDCVREVIPASHGDYDVVLDDGTTLKLSRRFRSRLLA; this is translated from the coding sequence GTGATCCGGGTCGCGATCGTCGACGACGAACCGGTTGCCCGCGAAGGACTGCGGCTGTGGCTGGCCAGCGAGCCCGACGTGCGGATCGTCGGCGAAGCCGGCACGCCCGCGGATGCGACTCGCATGGTGCTACGTGAGCAGCCGGACCTGCTGTTCCTCGACGTGCAGATGCCGGAGGGAGATGGATTCGACGTGATCGAAGCCGTGGGTGGCGAACATCTTCCCGAAGTCGTGTTCGTGACCGCTCACGAGCGCCACGCGTTGCGAGCGTTCGATCTCGCCGCAGTCGACTTTCTGCTCAAACCGGTACGCGAAGAGCGATTTCGCCAGGCACTCGAACGCGCCCGTCTCGAACTGGCACGCGGGGAAGCGCGTGAGGGACCGGGGCGACTTTCTGCGCTGCTCGACCACGTTCGAGGAGCGGCCACGGCCGATGGCCGACGTCAGATTCATCGCTTCGCGGTGCGAACCCGCGATCGATTCGTGATCGTGCCCGCCATGGAAGTGCGCTGGATCGGCGCAGCATCGAACTACGCGGAACTGCACCTGCAAGGGCACTCGCACCTGGTGCGCACGACACTCTCGGACTTGGAGCGCGGACTCGATCCGGAACGATTCGCGCGCATTCATCGCGGTACGATCGTGCGCGTCGACTGTGTTCGTGAAGTGATTCCAGCCAGCCACGGCGACTACGACGTGGTGCTGGACGACGGCACCACGCTCAAACTGAGCCGCCGCTTTCGTTCGAGGCTGCTGGCCTGA